Genomic segment of Oncorhynchus tshawytscha isolate Ot180627B linkage group LG13, Otsh_v2.0, whole genome shotgun sequence:
CACTACTGGTGCTGAGACCAGTCTTCTGGTCTTTGTGTGGACAGCTGTTACACTACTGGTGCTGAGACCAGTCTTCTGGTCTTTGTGTGGACATCTGTTACACTACTGGTGCTGAGACCAGTCTTCTGGTCTTTGTGTGGACAGCTGTTACACTACTGGTGCTGAGACCAGTCTCCTGGTCTTTGTGTAGACAGCTGTTACACTACTGGTGCTGAGATCAGTCTCCTGGTCTTTGTGTAGACAGCTGTTACACTACTGGTGCTGGGACCAGTCTGCACATGCTGAGTTTCTCATACTATCACCTTTTCAGACGGAAACAGTAAGAGTAATAGTAACTGAAGTCTTTCAGTAAAATCATAGACTGAATGCTTTTTTGTtcaggaacaggagtggagattgttattatttttctttcatcTTGAGAAAAGCAAAGCGTGCTTAGTGACCACGTTGTGTAGCCGAAATGTGATTTTCATTTTCAGCTACATAAAAACAGACAGTATttcacataaaatatgcatcgaAAACCAACTAAATTGCTATCAGAAATATGTCGGATTGTTTTCACAGCTTAATttccttaaaacaggtcaacgaACAGATGCTCTGAAATGTGGAAAATTGAAAAGCTATTAATTGCATTGTGTGGATCTTGGAGTAGCTGCAGGGGTAGATTCTTTATTCTTTAACCCAGTCGTTGCTGGGGGGTGGTTCTACTAAGCTATGTGAAATTGTTtcaagaaggtcataccaaggatcattttgctatttgatgtagaattttaagacccctgaTCTGTAAAACagatatatataaaaacattatTTAATAAAAGAAAGTGTATTTGGCCTTCCTGCTATTAGCTCCTAAataagtttgttctgaagtgtcttaAATAGGAGATATAAGAAAAATCAGGAAACtttgtttgtattttttatttttcacatttatttatccccttatttttgccactaaacagtctccatatatacttcttTGAATTGTTTTCTACTGGTTCCCGGGGGACCTTTAgtagagtcttgtgaggcctcTGGGTGTCAAGCCATTCAAATGCTAAAGACGATGTTGTGAGGAGACCAATTTTCAGGATCCTATAAATCTCTAGTTTATATTGACAGATTTCTACGTGGATGTTTTTATTATGCTAAGCAGATTTTCACGGGGGCGCGAAATCGACTCTATAACAGCACTGACCTTGAGACGTGGTGGTGTCTAAGGAATCTACTGCCAACctttgttgcacacacacacagactcaaacacacattcacacgcaagcacgcacgtGCACTCTAACGCATGCACATGCAAACACCCCCAAAAAATCGCTTGAGTTTATAAAATAAATCCATACAGAAATATTTAGGAAATGTTCCGAGGTTCTTTATTTACtccagtgtgtgtatgttaggATAGTGTGGATCGATATGACTTGCTGGTCCTTGTGTCTCCAATGGATATAGTTATAATCAATAATACAGACTGATACTGGACAAACAACCCAACCCCCACCCACCTCTCTACACACCTATATCTCACTAActctcactttttctctcccCTTTGCTCAATTTGGTTCCCTCCTctaaacctctctctcctctcacccctccttttTTCCCACCCTCTATTCCTTTAATCCATCTTTCTTCACCACTTCAtccacctcctctgtctccccctacctctcctagtctgtctccccctacctctcctagtctgtctcccctacctctcctagtctgtctccccctacctctcctagtctgtctccccctacctctcctagtctgtctcccctacctctcctagtctgtctcccctacctcctagtctgtctccccctacctctcctagtctgtctccccttacctctcctagtctgtctccccttacctctcctagtctgtctccccttacctctcctagtctgtctcaccctacctctcctagtctgtctcaccctacctctcctagtctgtctcaccctacctctcctagtctacctcccctacctctcctagtctacctccacctacctctcctagtctgtctcccctacctctcctagtctgtctccccctacctctcctagtctgtctccccctacctctcctagtctgtctccccctacctctcctagtctgtctccccctacctctcctagtctgtctcccctacctctcctagtctgtctcccctacctctcctagtctgtctccccctacctctcctagtctgtctccccctacgtctcctagtctgtctcccctacctctcctagtctgtctccccctacctctctctcctagtctgtctcccctcccctacctctcctagtctgtctccccctacctctcctagtctgtctcccctacctctcctagtctgtctccccctacctctcctagtctgtctccccctacctctcctagtctgtctccccttacctctcctagtctgtctccccctacctctcctagtctgtctccccttacctctcctagtctgtctccccttacctctcctagtctgtctccccttacctctcctagtctgtctcaccctacctctcctagtctgtctcaccctacctctcctagtctgtctcaccctacctctcctagtctacctccccctacctctcctagtctacctccacctacctctcctagtctgtctccccctacctctcctagtctgtctccccctacctctcctagtctgtctccccctacctctcctagtctgtctccccctacctctcctagtctgtctcccctacctctcctagtctgtctcccctacctctcctagtctgtctcccctacctctcctagtctgtctcccctacctctcctagtctgtctccccctacgtctcctagtctgtctcccctacctctcctagtctgtctcccctacctctcctagtctgtctcccctacctctcctagtctgtctcccctacctctcctagtctgtctccccctacctctcctagtctgtctccccctacctctcctagtctgtctcccctacctctcctagtcTGTCTCCCCCCCTACTAGTCTGTCTCCCCCCTAGtctgtctccccctacctctcctagtctgtctcccccaacctctcctagtctgtctccccctacctctcctagtctgtctcccctacctctcctagtctgtctcccctacctctcctagtctgtctccccctacctctcctagtctgtctccccctacctctcctagtctgtctccctctttcttctcatcccaccttctctctctctctctgtctgtccgtctgactGTCGGACTGTCGGTCTGTGTGAAGTGCTTGTTCAATGACTGTTTGTTTTTGATAGTGGGCAATGCAGCGTGGGTATTTTACCCGGTGGGCTGTTTATTCCCAGATCACATTACAGAAGAGCAGCAGAGgaatgaaggaggaggagaggaggaggggaagaggagaagaggaggagaggagggaaggagaggaggaagtggtTGTTGTTCTATCAACAAGGTAATCCAGCCCCTGTCCCTGGAGAACCCATGATCCTTCACTCTCCCCCGACGGGAAAAGCAGGGCCACGGGGCGTAATGCAATCAGGTGTTGTGGCGGCAAATGAACACAAACACCCAGCAACAGAAAGACACATTACTGCCACTAGCTACGTAAATGACTGTTGCTAAATCAGCCTCATTTGACTGGtggacattttttatttgatttaaactCTGGACTGTGTAGTGCTGGACTGCCCACATCAGAAGAGATGTatggagtttgtgtgtgttttgcacacgtgtgtgtgtgtgtgtgtgtgtgtgtgtgtgtgtgtgtgtgtgtgtgtgtgtgtgggtgtgtgtgtgtgtgtgtgtgagagagttagtCAGATAGATTTAGTTACCCTGTCTGTCCTACTTTCTTGCTTCCCTTTTATCCCAACCCCCAAAAAGACAAAAGGATAAGAGAAATCTCTCTCTGCTATTCCTCTCCCTGTAAGGAACGAGGGAACGATGGGGGTGCGTGAGAGAAGAGTGTCAGACTAATTGACTCCTGATGTGGCTGCTGATTGCTTTCTCTCCGTAACTTACAAAAATTGGGGTGTAAATTACAAACGCCTGGCGTCCTTCAATCACATCAGCCAATCACATTAGTGCCTGAGCGTTCCGGAACTCTCTGTCAGTGACAAAAGATAGACATGCCTTCTATGATCTCTCCGTCTCCTActttccatatctctctctctctctgtctctctctccccttctctctctctgtctgtctctctctccccttctctctctctccctgaccagTGATAGCCAGTTgtcacagagagaagaggagggaaggggagtgaagagaggagaagagaggagaagagagtagaggaggggagggggtaaaaacaggggaaaggagagaagtTGATGGCAGCAGTGATCGTTATATTTAGACATAATTAAGGTTCATTGCAATCTATCAGTGCAGTGGGGccaagaggggagagggatggtggagagggggaagggggtagaggggaaaggggggagagagtcTCTGGCCTTGGGTTTTTCATATTGTCATTGcctcaccctccatctcctctctagaTTTCCCAATTAGGTGAATGTGATTACACCCATTAGAGTGATTATAACTGTGATTTCAGGAGAAGGGACAGAACAACAAGATAGAAAGAGAATCATTGGTGAAAGGTACTGTTGGTCTTTGTAATTAGTCTCAAGAAAAAGATAACCAAGTTGACATGTTCATATGAATGATACAATAGTAATGTGACTGAAAGAGATCATGTGAATTCTCCTGTCTGTGTAATATTCAATTTAACTGTTAACTGTCTGTGGGGTTGAGATCTGTAAAACAGTCAAACACCAGCGTGGAGAAGTTAGGTGAGATAACAGTAGATGAACACAGTTTTTCTGACATCTGA
This window contains:
- the LOC121839059 gene encoding DNA-directed RNA polymerase II subunit RPB1-like, translating into SPSLSPLTSPSLSPLTSPSLSPLTSPSLSHPTSPSLSHPTSPSLSHPTSPSVSPTSPSLSPPTSPSLSPPTSPSLSPPTSPSLSPPTSPSLSPLPLLSVSPTSPSLSPPTSPSLSPPTSPSLSPLTSPSLSPPTSPSLSPLTSPSLSPLTSPSLSPLTSPSLSHPTSPSLSHPTSPSLSHPTSPSLPPPTSPSLPPPTSPSLSPPTSPSLSPPTSPSLSPPTSPSLSPPTSPSL